A single Spiroplasma floricola 23-6 DNA region contains:
- a CDS encoding ABC transporter permease — MELNITGLQKTQNAYKISDKINDKLFIDDYQAEILEKVLNDKHISSEEELDIKTIYNSQNKEITIPVVANDQTDFILKNNWDNLSNPLINKTRLVLRNGMLNIPNQAWMYDDGDWMRYNKIQKKDSENRGYIEIDSLSTSKFTYAPIFDQTGFNLINEQEYGDNIKLMDNSYGFYNLTSVIRENKEELNLEIRPYYSFDNIVMFIPNFYKSDFENLKQNGNVDSSKWWKDNIAEKDVPKVTKEAWKKVNPNITDEYFAIKPYSLYFDNSGKYERELRNLSGSPVQNITSGYDNYFSRSLRDNNGPITFGIVNMNWLQGNNIKSIKFNKIDSIGVYGSSIIIADQDIVNILSGYNISKYIPFNLQYEDLTKPIDNYTYNDVKINTYDYINPIEYYSRAENLTKNELVYGSNDFEKSIRPNIWYTGVLSNSEEPHFITTQASFSRSQKYGSDTLNGANYGASTLEIQSTKLLSQQKALINQLSVIILSMTTVAITLLIIIMILTVTLINDLYVNQYKKFMIVMKSLGYSNWKIINYTFGTVTILSFIFYILGVFTNFAVIAIGFNIISRQLGSIPFGLTWWTPIVAILLVFGAFFISIAITTRKIRSESPSVLMK; from the coding sequence TTGGAATTAAATATTACAGGCTTACAAAAAACCCAAAATGCATATAAGATTTCTGATAAAATAAATGACAAATTATTTATTGATGATTATCAAGCTGAAATTTTAGAAAAAGTTTTAAATGATAAGCATATTTCAAGTGAAGAAGAATTAGATATTAAAACAATTTATAATTCGCAAAATAAAGAAATTACTATACCAGTTGTAGCAAATGATCAAACTGATTTCATTTTAAAAAATAATTGAGATAATTTATCAAATCCTTTAATTAATAAAACTAGATTAGTTTTAAGAAATGGTATGTTAAATATACCAAACCAAGCGTGAATGTACGATGATGGTGATTGAATGAGATACAATAAAATTCAAAAAAAAGATAGTGAAAATAGAGGTTATATAGAAATTGATTCTTTATCAACAAGTAAATTTACGTATGCTCCAATATTTGATCAAACTGGATTTAATTTAATCAATGAGCAAGAATATGGAGATAATATAAAACTTATGGATAATTCCTATGGTTTTTATAATTTAACTTCAGTTATTAGAGAAAATAAAGAAGAGTTAAATTTAGAAATAAGACCATATTATTCTTTTGACAATATTGTAATGTTTATTCCTAATTTCTATAAAAGTGATTTTGAAAATTTAAAACAAAATGGTAATGTAGATTCATCTAAGTGATGAAAAGATAATATTGCAGAAAAAGACGTTCCAAAAGTTACTAAAGAAGCTTGAAAAAAAGTAAATCCAAATATAACAGATGAGTATTTTGCAATAAAACCTTATTCTCTTTACTTTGATAATTCTGGGAAATATGAAAGAGAGTTAAGAAATTTATCTGGCTCTCCTGTTCAAAATATTACAAGTGGATATGATAATTATTTTTCAAGAAGCTTAAGAGATAATAATGGTCCAATAACTTTTGGAATTGTAAATATGAATTGATTACAAGGAAATAATATTAAATCTATTAAATTTAATAAAATTGATTCAATTGGTGTATATGGAAGTTCAATTATAATTGCAGATCAAGATATTGTTAATATCTTGAGTGGTTATAATATCTCTAAATATATTCCATTTAATTTGCAATATGAAGATTTAACAAAACCTATTGACAATTATACATACAATGATGTAAAAATTAATACTTATGATTATATTAATCCTATTGAATACTATAGTAGAGCTGAAAATCTAACAAAAAATGAATTAGTTTATGGAAGCAACGATTTTGAAAAAAGTATTCGTCCTAATATTTGATATACTGGTGTTCTTTCAAATTCTGAAGAACCTCATTTTATAACAACACAAGCTTCATTTAGTAGAAGTCAAAAATATGGTTCAGATACATTAAATGGAGCAAATTATGGTGCAAGTACTTTGGAAATTCAAAGTACAAAATTATTAAGTCAACAAAAGGCACTTATAAATCAATTATCCGTAATAATTTTGAGTATGACAACAGTTGCAATTACGTTACTCATAATTATTATGATTTTAACTGTTACTTTAATTAATGATTTATATGTAAATCAATATAAAAAATTTATGATTGTTATGAAATCCTTGGGATATTCAAATTGAAAAATTATTAACTATACATTTGGAACTGTAACAATTCTTTCTTTTATATTCTATATTTTAGGAGTATTTACTAATTTTGCTGTAATAGCAATTGGATTTAATATTATAAGTCGTCAATTAGGTTCAATTCCTTTTGGATTAACATGGTGAACTCCAATTGTTGCTATTTTACTTGTATTTGGTGCATTTTTTATCTCAATTGCAATTACAACAAGAAAAATAAGAAGCGAATCACCATCAGTATTAATGAAATAA
- a CDS encoding DJ-1 family glyoxalase III: MANVAIFVANGFEDTEVVATVDVLRRAEKLFNGSFPIVDIVSISDSKQVKGSWNIEIKADKLISEIDFSKYDCLILPGGLVGVEHLKENDVLMSAIEKHAKENKVVAAICAAPQILGKLELVNGIEVTHYPGCTQYLDKAIKKPHMSAIADKNIITGSSIGGALQFALQIVDHFTSTEQMLKLHESLVFNY, translated from the coding sequence ATGGCAAATGTAGCTATTTTTGTTGCTAATGGTTTTGAAGATACAGAAGTTGTAGCAACAGTTGATGTTTTAAGGAGAGCAGAAAAATTATTTAATGGAAGCTTTCCAATTGTAGATATTGTTTCAATAAGTGACTCTAAACAAGTAAAGGGATCTTGAAATATAGAAATAAAAGCTGATAAATTAATTAGTGAAATTGATTTTTCAAAATATGATTGTTTAATATTACCTGGTGGATTAGTTGGAGTAGAACATTTAAAAGAAAATGATGTATTAATGAGTGCAATTGAAAAACATGCTAAAGAAAATAAAGTTGTTGCAGCTATTTGTGCAGCACCTCAAATTTTAGGTAAATTAGAACTTGTAAATGGAATTGAAGTTACTCATTACCCAGGATGTACACAATATTTAGATAAAGCTATTAAAAAACCTCACATGTCAGCAATTGCTGATAAAAATATCATTACAGGAAGTTCAATTGGAGGAGCATTACAGTTTGCCTTACAAATTGTTGATCATTTCACTTCAACAGAGCAAATGTTAAAATTACATGAATCGTTAGTATTTAATTATTAA
- a CDS encoding glycosyl hydrolase family 18 protein, with amino-acid sequence MKILLSLIASAGMTGTSASVFVEKANSYTQMKDNQILIGYWHNFDDATGYQGGNAKYIDLTQVPDQYDVIQVSFFKSYGDGQIPTFIPLVATHPEMNQDQKDDFFANEIEQLHKKGKKVVLSLGGADAHINLYENQKDEFVAEILRLVDRFGFDGVDIDLEQSAIDAADNQNVIPQALIEVKETLAKKNREFIISMAPEFPYLKVNKIGASYITYLEKLEGYYDYINPQFYNQAGDGINVQEEDRQELGLNIYWLPQNNNELKSEFLYLIAKYIVEGKDNFYQIDADKLLWGLPSNEDAAANGQIQKDDIKDATQYLVDKDIYLKGLMTWSINWDKNSNWIFANYYINEFYK; translated from the coding sequence ATGAAAATATTATTATCACTTATAGCATCTGCTGGAATGACAGGAACTAGTGCGTCTGTTTTTGTTGAAAAAGCAAATTCATATACTCAAATGAAAGATAATCAAATTTTGATTGGTTATTGACATAACTTTGATGACGCAACAGGATATCAAGGAGGCAATGCGAAATATATTGATTTAACACAAGTTCCAGATCAATATGATGTTATTCAAGTATCATTTTTTAAATCTTATGGAGATGGACAAATTCCTACTTTTATTCCCTTAGTAGCCACACACCCAGAAATGAATCAAGACCAAAAAGATGATTTTTTTGCAAATGAAATAGAACAATTACATAAAAAAGGAAAAAAAGTTGTTCTTTCTCTTGGTGGAGCAGATGCTCATATAAATTTATATGAAAATCAAAAAGACGAATTTGTAGCTGAAATTTTAAGATTGGTTGATAGATTTGGTTTTGATGGAGTAGATATTGATTTAGAACAAAGTGCAATTGATGCAGCAGATAATCAAAATGTTATTCCCCAAGCTTTAATTGAGGTTAAAGAAACCTTAGCCAAAAAAAATAGAGAATTCATTATTTCAATGGCTCCAGAATTCCCATATTTAAAAGTAAATAAAATTGGAGCAAGTTATATTACATATTTAGAGAAATTAGAAGGATACTATGATTACATAAATCCACAGTTTTATAATCAAGCAGGTGATGGAATTAATGTTCAAGAAGAAGATAGACAAGAACTTGGATTAAATATTTATTGATTACCTCAAAATAATAATGAATTAAAATCAGAATTTTTATATCTTATTGCAAAATATATTGTAGAAGGTAAAGATAATTTTTATCAAATAGATGCAGATAAATTATTATGAGGTTTACCATCAAATGAAGATGCAGCAGCAAATGGTCAAATTCAAAAAGATGATATTAAAGATGCAACTCAATATTTAGTTGATAAAGATATCTATTTAAAAGGTCTTATGACTTGATCAATTAATTGAGATAAAAATTCAAATTGAATTTTTGCAAATTATTATATAAATGAATTTTATAAGTAA
- the nusA gene encoding transcription termination factor NusA, which translates to MIDGAQLLDAIYEIVQDKKIDKEIILEGIREGFQKAYEKFFDPEAIVRVDIDQNTGQIKVFKELSVVQKIEDEWLEIGLNAAKEKYGDNVSIGDNVYEPVEFTMEFSKLAVMQVGQIIKQKIREGEKNKIYQEFLSKNHEIVGGFVKDITETSYLVDVNGSIIPIWNKKMIPGENFEIDQRICFYIEEVSKDNKHSQIQASRIHPEFLSRLMETEVPEILEGIVEVKSVAREPGHRAKIAVFSHEEGIDPIGSCVGALGSRIKNITKELNGEKIDVVLWNEDTKTFVMNSLAPVKVISIDINESNNECFIVVPNEQLSLAIGKKGMAARLVANLVNMKINIFSLDSAKEKEIEILWNGNISEKELNNPEFLSKVNKRREKTLKNNVKEDIVPKKESEEEIVFVEQDKSIDEIQASIAAFESLNDDNTFEYEESIGNDEDYDSYYQN; encoded by the coding sequence ATGATAGATGGTGCACAATTATTAGATGCTATTTATGAAATCGTACAAGATAAAAAAATTGATAAAGAAATTATTTTAGAAGGAATTAGAGAAGGTTTTCAAAAAGCTTATGAAAAATTCTTTGATCCAGAAGCTATTGTTAGAGTAGATATTGATCAAAATACAGGACAAATTAAAGTATTTAAAGAATTATCAGTTGTTCAAAAAATTGAAGATGAATGATTAGAAATAGGTTTAAATGCAGCGAAAGAAAAATATGGAGACAACGTTTCTATTGGAGATAATGTTTATGAACCAGTAGAATTTACAATGGAATTTTCTAAATTAGCAGTAATGCAAGTTGGACAAATTATTAAACAAAAAATTCGTGAAGGTGAAAAAAATAAAATTTATCAAGAATTCTTGTCAAAAAATCATGAAATTGTTGGTGGATTTGTAAAAGATATTACTGAAACTAGTTATTTAGTTGATGTTAACGGTTCAATTATTCCAATTTGAAATAAAAAAATGATTCCAGGAGAAAATTTTGAAATTGATCAAAGAATCTGCTTTTATATTGAAGAGGTTTCAAAAGATAATAAACACTCACAAATTCAAGCTTCAAGAATTCATCCTGAATTTTTATCAAGATTAATGGAAACAGAAGTTCCTGAAATTTTGGAAGGAATAGTTGAAGTTAAATCAGTTGCACGAGAGCCAGGACATAGAGCTAAAATAGCTGTTTTCTCACATGAAGAAGGAATCGATCCAATTGGAAGTTGTGTTGGAGCTTTAGGAAGTAGAATTAAAAATATTACTAAAGAATTAAATGGTGAAAAAATAGATGTAGTTTTATGAAATGAAGATACAAAAACTTTTGTAATGAATTCGTTAGCACCTGTTAAAGTAATTAGTATTGATATTAATGAAAGCAATAATGAATGTTTTATAGTTGTTCCAAATGAGCAATTATCATTGGCAATTGGGAAAAAAGGAATGGCAGCTAGATTAGTTGCAAATCTTGTAAATATGAAAATAAATATTTTCTCACTTGACAGTGCGAAAGAAAAAGAAATTGAAATTTTATGAAATGGAAATATTAGTGAAAAAGAACTAAATAATCCAGAATTTTTAAGTAAAGTTAATAAAAGAAGAGAAAAAACTTTAAAAAATAATGTAAAAGAAGATATTGTTCCTAAAAAAGAATCAGAAGAAGAAATTGTATTTGTAGAACAAGACAAATCAATTGATGAAATTCAAGCATCAATTGCAGCATTTGAAAGTCTAAATGATGATAATACTTTTGAATATGAAGAGAGTATTGGAAATGATGAAGATTATGATTCATATTACCAAAATTAA
- the rnpM gene encoding RNase P modulator RnpM: MAKDINLRKDAASNKMYPKIELIRIVKNKNGEVFIDNTKKANGRGAYIRPTLEAVERVKKTKALERNLKTTLNNEFYEKLIDEVKLNWD, encoded by the coding sequence ATGGCAAAAGACATAAATCTTAGAAAAGATGCTGCATCTAATAAGATGTATCCTAAAATAGAATTAATAAGAATTGTTAAAAATAAGAATGGTGAAGTTTTTATTGATAATACTAAAAAAGCTAATGGTAGAGGAGCTTATATAAGACCAACATTAGAAGCTGTTGAAAGAGTTAAAAAAACTAAAGCTTTAGAAAGAAATTTAAAAACCACTTTAAATAATGAATTTTATGAAAAACTTATAGATGAGGTAAAATTAAATTGGGATTAG
- a CDS encoding L7Ae/L30e/S12e/Gadd45 family ribosomal protein, whose translation MDKILGSLGIISSTGKLIYGSKLFDQIKSQKVKIIFTTSDMGKSQLKKINDKANFYNVKIINNLFDSEKLSKAIGKTNIKSVGVSDENFVKLLLNKIE comes from the coding sequence TTGGATAAAATATTAGGTTCATTAGGAATAATTTCATCTACTGGTAAATTGATATATGGAAGTAAACTTTTTGATCAAATTAAAAGTCAAAAAGTTAAAATTATATTTACAACTTCTGATATGGGAAAATCTCAATTAAAAAAAATTAATGATAAAGCTAATTTCTATAATGTAAAAATTATTAATAACTTATTTGACTCTGAAAAGTTAAGTAAGGCAATTGGAAAAACTAATATCAAAAGTGTTGGTGTTAGTGATGAAAATTTTGTAAAGTTACTTCTAAATAAAATTGAATAA
- the infB gene encoding translation initiation factor IF-2, giving the protein MAKKIKADSNNNKIQAKNKSKAHSANLKNQLKQTTETGLIDGVFVYTEPLSIADFAKKLNKGPAEIVKWFFINGSMVTQNQILSEEQMGELCIEFGYDFKKETSVTKENIFETFNEKDDPKDLKEKPPIVTIMGHVDHGKTTLLDSIRNANVTDGEFGGITQHIGAYQTTIKNNKITFIDTPGHEAFTEMRARGSEVTDIVILVVAADDGVMPQTEEAIDHAKAADVPIIVFVNKTDKPGADPSKVKMELMNYGIVAEEYGGDIPFIEGSAKSKIGLDNLLETILLISELKDLKANPNKFARGTVIEAKLDKNRGPISTILVQEGTLRMRDILIAGGTFGTVKDLENENKTKLKEVLPGQPAVVIGLNEVPKAGDKFIVVVEEKMARDIAKAQFEKQQNEARQKNQTFTLDSIKHKIESGELKSINIILKADTQGTVEAVRNSMLKINIEGVKINVIRATVGAISISDVTLALASDALIYGFNVRPTAQVRQKAEEDGVDIRLHNIIYKLIEEIAEAATGMLDPVFEEKSLGEAEVRQLFKHSQVGTIAGCRVMSGVIPRASKVHVLRDGIVVYTGELSSLKNKKDDIKEAKEGAECGLTIKNFNDLKENDIIEAYRIEEVK; this is encoded by the coding sequence ATGGCAAAAAAAATTAAAGCAGATAGTAATAACAATAAAATACAAGCCAAAAACAAATCCAAAGCACATAGTGCTAATTTAAAAAATCAATTAAAACAAACGACTGAAACAGGGTTGATTGATGGAGTTTTTGTTTACACAGAACCATTATCTATAGCAGATTTTGCTAAAAAATTAAATAAAGGTCCTGCAGAAATTGTAAAGTGATTTTTCATAAATGGCTCAATGGTGACACAAAATCAAATTCTTTCAGAAGAACAAATGGGGGAATTGTGTATAGAGTTTGGTTATGACTTTAAAAAAGAAACATCAGTTACAAAAGAAAATATTTTTGAAACTTTTAATGAAAAAGATGATCCAAAGGATTTAAAAGAAAAACCCCCAATTGTTACAATTATGGGACATGTTGATCATGGTAAAACTACTTTATTAGATTCAATAAGAAATGCAAATGTTACAGATGGTGAATTTGGTGGGATCACTCAACATATTGGAGCTTATCAAACAACAATTAAAAATAATAAAATAACTTTTATTGATACTCCTGGTCACGAAGCATTTACAGAAATGAGAGCAAGAGGAAGTGAAGTAACAGATATTGTAATTTTAGTTGTTGCAGCAGATGATGGAGTTATGCCTCAAACAGAAGAAGCTATTGACCATGCAAAAGCAGCAGATGTGCCAATTATAGTATTTGTAAACAAAACAGATAAACCTGGAGCAGATCCAAGTAAAGTAAAAATGGAATTAATGAATTATGGTATTGTAGCAGAAGAGTATGGTGGAGATATTCCATTTATTGAAGGTTCTGCAAAATCAAAAATTGGTTTAGATAACTTATTAGAAACAATTTTATTGATCTCAGAACTTAAAGATCTAAAAGCAAATCCTAATAAATTTGCTCGTGGAACAGTTATTGAAGCAAAACTAGACAAAAATAGAGGTCCAATATCTACAATTCTTGTTCAAGAAGGAACTTTAAGAATGAGAGATATACTTATTGCTGGGGGAACTTTTGGGACTGTTAAAGATTTAGAAAATGAAAATAAAACTAAATTAAAAGAAGTTTTACCAGGACAGCCAGCTGTTGTTATAGGTTTAAATGAAGTTCCAAAAGCAGGAGATAAATTTATTGTTGTTGTTGAAGAAAAAATGGCAAGAGATATTGCTAAAGCTCAATTTGAAAAGCAACAAAATGAAGCAAGACAAAAAAATCAAACATTTACTTTAGATTCAATTAAACATAAAATTGAGTCTGGTGAACTAAAATCAATTAATATTATTTTAAAAGCAGATACACAAGGAACTGTTGAAGCTGTTAGAAACTCAATGCTAAAAATTAATATTGAAGGTGTAAAAATTAATGTTATTAGAGCAACTGTGGGTGCAATTTCAATAAGTGATGTTACATTAGCGTTAGCATCTGATGCTTTAATTTATGGATTCAATGTTAGACCAACTGCACAAGTTAGACAAAAAGCAGAAGAGGATGGAGTTGATATAAGACTTCACAATATCATTTATAAATTAATTGAAGAAATTGCAGAAGCTGCAACAGGTATGCTTGATCCTGTTTTTGAAGAAAAATCACTTGGAGAAGCTGAAGTAAGACAATTATTTAAACATTCACAAGTGGGAACAATTGCAGGATGTAGAGTCATGAGTGGAGTAATACCGCGTGCTTCTAAAGTACATGTTTTACGTGATGGAATAGTTGTTTATACTGGAGAATTATCATCATTAAAAAATAAAAAAGATGATATTAAAGAAGCAAAAGAAGGCGCAGAGTGCGGACTTACAATTAAAAACTTTAATGATTTGAAAGAAAATGATATTATAGAAGCATATAGGATAGAAGAGGTGAAATAG
- the rbfA gene encoding 30S ribosome-binding factor RbfA, with amino-acid sequence MAKDIKIERNQSTILRELNLILQREFPDCEYLNSLTIHEVRLTNDMSHAKVFYSFLDSSADQKAVQAEINENLKEIRMILASKVEMRNVPELTFEYDKTLENANKIEEILKEIK; translated from the coding sequence ATGGCAAAGGATATTAAAATTGAAAGAAATCAGTCAACTATTTTAAGAGAGTTAAATCTAATTTTACAAAGAGAATTTCCTGATTGTGAATATTTAAATTCATTAACAATTCATGAAGTAAGATTAACAAATGATATGAGTCATGCTAAAGTGTTTTATTCATTTTTGGATTCATCAGCAGACCAAAAAGCTGTTCAAGCTGAAATTAATGAAAATTTAAAAGAAATTAGAATGATTTTAGCAAGTAAAGTTGAAATGAGAAATGTTCCTGAATTAACATTTGAATATGATAAAACTTTAGAAAATGCTAATAAAATTGAAGAAATTTTAAAAGAAATTAAATAA
- a CDS encoding RsmE family RNA methyltransferase yields MNSFFLKKINSNVFEIENEDFHHIKNVIKLKINEQIICVYENQKYLCTISDILENSCLAKIISKINFSQKKYKVNLIIGLIREQKWDFVLQKATELGVDTIIPVEFKRNVVKIDPKKQESKINRWESICSSAAKQSKRNSIPEIMNIVKDLSQLTKYKADLNLVCWEEEKNNFIKNEFKKKFKTVNIVIGPEGGISSDEIVKLKSMGYIMVNLGDNIMRAETVPLFLLSCLNYEKEV; encoded by the coding sequence ATGAATAGTTTCTTTTTAAAAAAAATTAATTCTAATGTTTTTGAAATTGAAAATGAAGATTTTCATCACATCAAAAATGTAATAAAGTTAAAAATTAACGAACAAATTATATGTGTATATGAAAATCAAAAGTATTTATGTACTATTAGTGATATTTTAGAAAACTCATGTTTAGCTAAAATAATTTCAAAAATTAACTTCTCACAAAAAAAATATAAAGTAAATTTAATTATTGGTTTAATTCGAGAACAAAAATGAGATTTTGTTCTTCAAAAAGCCACTGAATTGGGAGTGGACACTATTATTCCTGTTGAGTTTAAAAGAAATGTAGTGAAAATTGATCCTAAAAAACAAGAAAGTAAAATTAATAGATGAGAGTCAATTTGTTCTAGTGCTGCAAAACAATCAAAAAGAAATAGTATTCCCGAAATAATGAATATAGTTAAAGATTTATCTCAGTTAACTAAATATAAAGCAGATTTAAATTTAGTTTGTTGAGAAGAGGAAAAAAATAATTTTATTAAAAATGAATTTAAAAAGAAATTTAAAACAGTAAATATAGTAATTGGCCCAGAAGGAGGAATATCCTCTGATGAGATAGTTAAACTAAAATCTATGGGATATATTATGGTTAATTTGGGTGATAATATAATGAGAGCAGAAACAGTTCCATTGTTTCTATTAAGTTGTCTAAATTATGAAAAAGAGGTTTAA
- the truB gene encoding tRNA pseudouridine(55) synthase TruB: MMANKSGIFLINKPQNITSNDLIQKIKKKLGIDKIGHAGTLDPLATGLMVILVNQATKISNYLLSSDKSYVVTMKLFVQTDSQDITGNIVEEETYKKISKSLVKEIIKKYNGYIYDQYPPVYSAVKVDGKKLYEYARKNQEVVIKPRKVTIKECELIEFNQKLGTIKLKVRSSKGTYIRSLVSDIAKDLETIATVSQLERVSSGGFLLENAKTIEEIEFSDLINMYDSLMINEHPIVEYHRVRDIKQGKTITLTGINYPIVFIIDDQKTVIAIYKHIAHDLYKCQRGLWDEIPLEQLTEAERNGYYD, encoded by the coding sequence ATGATGGCAAATAAGTCAGGAATTTTCTTAATTAATAAACCACAAAACATAACATCAAATGACTTAATTCAAAAAATTAAAAAAAAATTAGGTATAGATAAAATAGGTCATGCAGGAACTTTAGATCCATTAGCAACGGGCTTAATGGTTATTTTAGTAAATCAAGCGACTAAGATTTCCAATTATCTTTTAAGCAGCGATAAAAGCTATGTTGTAACAATGAAGTTATTTGTTCAAACTGACTCACAAGATATTACTGGAAATATTGTTGAAGAAGAAACTTATAAAAAAATTTCAAAATCATTAGTTAAAGAAATTATAAAAAAATATAACGGATATATATATGATCAATATCCACCAGTGTATTCAGCTGTCAAAGTTGATGGTAAAAAACTATATGAATATGCAAGAAAAAATCAAGAAGTAGTTATAAAACCAAGAAAAGTTACGATAAAGGAATGCGAATTAATAGAATTCAATCAAAAACTTGGAACAATAAAGTTGAAAGTTAGATCAAGCAAAGGAACTTATATTAGAAGTTTAGTTTCTGATATTGCAAAAGATTTAGAAACTATTGCAACTGTTTCACAACTTGAACGAGTTAGTTCTGGAGGTTTTTTACTTGAAAATGCAAAAACTATTGAGGAAATTGAGTTCTCAGATTTAATTAATATGTATGATTCTTTAATGATAAATGAACATCCTATTGTTGAATACCATAGAGTAAGAGATATTAAGCAAGGAAAGACTATTACATTAACAGGAATTAATTATCCTATAGTTTTTATCATAGATGATCAAAAAACTGTTATTGCAATTTATAAACATATTGCACATGATCTATATAAATGTCAAAGGGGATTGTGAGATGAAATTCCTTTAGAACAATTAACAGAAGCTGAAAGGAACGGCTATTATGATTAA
- the rpsO gene encoding 30S ribosomal protein S15 has translation MVSKTQIENIVKEYGSNQNDTGKAEVQIAILTKDIQNLTEHLNIHKKDITSRRSLLKKVAQRRHLLNFLFKKDVERYKTIIEKLKIRK, from the coding sequence ATGGTTTCTAAAACACAAATTGAAAATATAGTAAAAGAATATGGTTCAAATCAAAATGATACTGGTAAAGCAGAAGTTCAAATTGCAATTTTAACTAAAGATATTCAAAATTTAACTGAACATTTAAATATACATAAAAAAGATATTACTTCAAGAAGAAGTTTATTGAAAAAAGTGGCTCAAAGAAGACATTTATTGAACTTTTTATTTAAAAAAGATGTTGAAAGATACAAAACTATAATTGAAAAATTAAAAATTAGAAAATAA
- the miaA gene encoding tRNA (adenosine(37)-N6)-dimethylallyltransferase MiaA, giving the protein MNKIIVIVGPTASGKTDLSIKLAKKFNGECINSDSTQIFKGTDIATNKITEEEMQGIKHHLISIREVNEKYSVADFQKDAREKIDEILKKGKTPIIVGGTGLYVNAVLMNYNFANEDHIENFEKKYDNFSNQEIWKILNSKDNNEAQKIHPNNRNRVIRALEIIEINKGIEKTKIIKDNKKYFYNNLLFIGLFPQRDKLYSKINNRVFILSKKGLFKEIENAYKANNFNKKAQALKCIGGPEIIRYLEKEITYDECIELMQKNNRHYARRQLTWFRNQLENIKWFEHDYENYDQITDEIVDYIELNI; this is encoded by the coding sequence ATGAATAAAATAATAGTAATAGTTGGACCAACCGCAAGTGGTAAAACAGACTTATCAATTAAATTAGCAAAAAAATTTAATGGAGAATGTATTAATTCAGATTCAACACAAATTTTTAAAGGAACAGATATAGCAACAAATAAGATAACAGAAGAAGAAATGCAAGGAATAAAACATCATTTAATTTCGATAAGAGAGGTCAATGAAAAATACTCAGTAGCAGACTTTCAAAAAGATGCTAGAGAAAAAATTGATGAAATATTGAAAAAAGGTAAGACTCCAATAATTGTTGGAGGAACTGGACTATATGTTAATGCTGTTTTAATGAACTACAATTTTGCAAATGAAGATCACATTGAGAATTTTGAAAAGAAGTATGATAATTTTTCAAATCAAGAGATTTGAAAAATTCTAAATTCAAAAGATAACAATGAAGCACAAAAAATTCATCCTAACAATAGAAATAGAGTAATTAGAGCATTAGAAATAATTGAAATTAATAAAGGTATTGAAAAAACAAAAATTATTAAAGATAATAAAAAATATTTTTACAATAATTTACTATTTATTGGATTATTTCCCCAAAGAGACAAATTATATAGTAAAATAAACAATAGGGTATTTATCTTGTCAAAAAAAGGACTTTTTAAAGAAATTGAAAATGCTTATAAAGCAAATAATTTCAATAAAAAAGCTCAAGCTCTTAAATGTATCGGGGGTCCAGAAATTATAAGATATCTTGAAAAAGAAATTACTTATGATGAATGTATAGAATTGATGCAGAAAAATAATAGGCATTATGCAAGAAGGCAATTAACTTGATTTAGAAATCAACTAGAAAATATCAAATGATTTGAACATGATTATGAAAATTATGATCAAATCACAGATGAAATAGTTGACTATATCGAACTAAATATTTAG